The following are encoded together in the Desulfococcus multivorans genome:
- a CDS encoding Fic family protein codes for MDLNLENAVNYHYDKFPPGSIRYERFIEPLVKATDAVARYDQMLKNMHNSEILLAPLRNQEAVISSRMEGTVSTMDEILKYEADCGIKHEADCDIEAGSSTNVRSEVIETILYQRALKATQAAMKDGYKLSKSLIKAIHQRLLFYGRGASKSPGMFKNEQNYIADKLKRNILFIPISPEKLQEGLDKLFLYIEEGPHPTLVKTAIAHIEFEALHPFKDGNGRIGRMLITLMLWDSGTISAPHFYISGYLEDNKDRYIDTMRNVSENSDWESWCIFFMEAVEQQAIRNLTIAESIRALYENMKIVFSDALSSKWSVNALDFVFTNPVFRNNKFTHKSGISPATAARFTRVLLEKNLIVTVEDASGRKPALYSFEPLMELVRV; via the coding sequence ATGGATCTCAATTTGGAAAACGCTGTTAACTATCATTATGACAAATTCCCACCAGGTAGTATTCGTTATGAACGATTTATTGAGCCTTTAGTGAAAGCCACCGATGCTGTTGCAAGATACGATCAAATGTTAAAAAATATGCACAACAGTGAAATACTATTAGCTCCTTTGCGCAATCAAGAGGCCGTTATATCGTCAAGAATGGAAGGTACTGTGAGTACAATGGATGAAATCCTCAAGTATGAGGCAGATTGTGGCATCAAGCATGAGGCAGATTGTGACATCGAAGCAGGGAGTTCTACAAACGTAAGGTCAGAAGTTATTGAAACGATACTTTATCAGAGAGCGTTGAAAGCTACGCAAGCAGCAATGAAAGATGGCTACAAATTATCCAAATCGTTGATTAAAGCAATCCACCAGCGATTACTGTTTTACGGGCGTGGCGCCTCAAAATCGCCAGGAATGTTTAAGAATGAACAAAACTATATAGCCGATAAGCTGAAAAGAAATATATTATTTATCCCAATTAGCCCTGAAAAACTGCAGGAGGGGTTGGATAAGCTCTTCTTATACATAGAAGAAGGCCCACATCCAACATTGGTTAAAACAGCTATAGCCCATATTGAATTTGAGGCACTGCATCCATTTAAGGACGGTAATGGGCGTATTGGACGAATGTTAATTACATTGATGTTATGGGATTCAGGAACTATATCTGCGCCTCATTTTTATATAAGTGGGTATTTGGAAGACAATAAAGATCGTTACATAGACACAATGCGAAATGTATCCGAAAATAGTGATTGGGAAAGCTGGTGCATTTTTTTTATGGAAGCTGTTGAGCAGCAGGCCATTAGGAATCTTACTATAGCGGAGAGCATAAGGGCATTATATGAAAATATGAAAATAGTTTTTTCAGATGCTTTATCTTCTAAATGGAGTGTCAACGCGCTTGATTTTGTTTTCACAAATCCAGTATTCAGAAACAACAAATTTACACATAAGAGTGGAATTTCTCCTGCGACCGCTGCAAGATTTACAAGAGTATTATTGGAAAAAAATCTGATTGTTACAGTGGAAGATGCTTCGGGCAGAAAGCCAGCGTTATATTCTTTTGAGCCATTGATGGAGTTGGTTAGGGTTTAA
- the istB gene encoding IS21-like element helper ATPase IstB, translating to MREKLRQLLIELRLAGMADGLDRMLEEADKEGIPTTEVLWRRLCEEKAWRQQRSMIYRLNQAKIPYDWTLKTFPFDQQPAVDKSHIMGLADLSFIDRAENIVFIGNPGTGKTGLAIGLLRQALIDGYRGRFYHAQDLLDEMYASLADRSTPKLIQRLCNYPVLLIDELDYLTLRPEQVNSFFKLMGERYGKASTIITTNLDYPKWYDLFQKKPLVDALLDRLKHRCITIRIDGASLRVPESDTAEK from the coding sequence ATGCGCGAAAAACTCCGTCAACTGCTCATTGAACTGCGTCTTGCCGGCATGGCCGACGGGCTCGATCGCATGCTTGAAGAGGCGGATAAAGAAGGGATCCCCACAACGGAGGTGCTGTGGCGACGCTTGTGTGAAGAGAAGGCATGGCGGCAGCAGCGCAGCATGATCTACCGGCTCAATCAGGCAAAAATCCCCTACGACTGGACCCTGAAAACCTTCCCGTTTGACCAACAGCCGGCCGTCGACAAATCGCATATCATGGGACTGGCGGACCTCTCGTTTATTGACCGCGCCGAGAATATCGTCTTTATCGGCAATCCCGGAACCGGAAAGACCGGCCTGGCCATCGGCCTGCTGCGCCAGGCGCTCATCGATGGATATCGAGGCCGGTTTTATCATGCCCAGGATCTGCTCGACGAGATGTATGCCTCACTGGCGGACAGATCCACTCCCAAGCTCATCCAGCGGCTCTGCAACTACCCCGTCCTGCTGATCGACGAACTCGATTATCTCACCCTCAGGCCCGAACAGGTCAACAGTTTTTTCAAGCTGATGGGTGAACGTTACGGCAAAGCGTCCACAATTATAACAACCAATCTCGACTACCCGAAATGGTACGATCTGTTCCAGAAAAAACCCCTCGTTGACGCCCTCCTGGATCGGCTCAAACACCGATGCATCACCATCCGCATCGATGGCGCATCACTCAGGGTGCCGGAAAGCGATACAGCGGAAAAATAA
- a CDS encoding 3-hydroxyacyl-CoA dehydrogenase family protein → MDPKSVKKVGVIGLGKMGADWVANFLETGFEVIGYDANTEMFERSRKQVAGDLNWLKKKKHADDADFDVDACLAKYKIVETEDAFVAELQSCQIFLEAIFEDITLKCDMLQNLTPKMPAGIVLWSNTSSLSVLTMAEACGKPEMFVGTHGMNPVHQMPAVEVVRHKKVSNEALQFTVDVLTLMGKKPFVATDVSGFWVNKHLMPFMFEAYRALERGEVTVADGDWGLKGSLGHPQGVFKLSDFIGMDTMYRVGMSMYLATQDPRLYPPLIVMRMIARNELGVKTGKGFYEWDGFKIVKERDFSDLVIKDANKLIMIKE, encoded by the coding sequence ATGGATCCTAAAAGCGTAAAGAAGGTCGGCGTTATCGGTCTCGGAAAAATGGGAGCGGATTGGGTTGCGAATTTTCTGGAGACCGGTTTTGAAGTTATCGGTTATGATGCCAATACCGAGATGTTCGAAAGATCCAGAAAACAGGTGGCCGGCGACTTGAATTGGTTGAAGAAGAAGAAACACGCCGATGATGCGGATTTTGATGTGGATGCCTGTCTGGCGAAATACAAAATCGTCGAAACCGAAGACGCGTTTGTTGCCGAGCTGCAATCGTGCCAGATTTTTCTCGAGGCGATTTTTGAAGACATCACACTCAAATGCGACATGCTCCAGAACTTAACCCCCAAAATGCCGGCCGGGATTGTCCTTTGGAGCAACACGAGTTCCCTGAGCGTGCTCACCATGGCCGAAGCCTGCGGCAAACCCGAAATGTTTGTCGGCACCCACGGGATGAACCCGGTACATCAGATGCCGGCGGTGGAAGTGGTCCGGCACAAAAAAGTTTCCAACGAGGCGCTTCAATTTACCGTTGATGTTTTGACACTCATGGGCAAAAAGCCTTTTGTCGCCACCGATGTCAGCGGCTTCTGGGTCAACAAACACCTGATGCCCTTCATGTTCGAGGCCTACCGTGCCCTTGAACGCGGTGAAGTGACCGTCGCCGATGGAGATTGGGGACTCAAAGGCAGCCTGGGCCACCCGCAAGGGGTGTTCAAGCTTTCCGATTTCATTGGTATGGACACCATGTACCGGGTGGGTATGTCCATGTATCTGGCCACGCAGGATCCCCGTCTGTATCCCCCGCTGATCGTGATGCGGATGATTGCCAGAAACGAACTCGGCGTTAAAACCGGGAAAGGGTTTTATGAGTGGGACGGATTTAAAATTGTCAAGGAAAGAGATTTTTCCGACCTGGTCATCAAGGACGCCAACAAGCTGATCATGATTAAAGAATAA
- a CDS encoding sodium:solute symporter family protein: protein MTATLIITFICFISVIVSYIAFRQGAARSADDYFVAGSSLGYFVLIFSMLASFLSAFSMFGMSSLGYRTGYGALYVLTVNLVPLGFLWYFLHRKTFILGRTRKWMSMGAPFGDRYGKGMRIIIPIVVLMSSIPFLVAQIQAIGAMLEAMSQGLVSYHVGIFFVPVFIALYLMMGGMKGAAWVNTLQGVFFTAMVFVIFFGVMSTNGGFTQTMDLVHQKHPELFQLGWNDGKVWSYSMVFGFSTAMCLGCICMPQPYMHAYASRSANGFKAMVLSFGAICLVIITMPTLIGIAARLIVPGLEGVEADKVYGLAASRTFPQVIAAIIVSGGFTAAMSTVNGMVFGNAMNITNDLCKLIFPDLSSHRLIRIAQLCVLVIMAACVAIGWNPNTPVAELSVIAFGMIAVTIFPLWGAYFWRRATAQGAIWATIIGVGSNVALFFIGGKQMVLFPSPLLLNLNGFLFSLIISGIVFFGVCMLTQPGAVEKRSLALFFHPALEEAPIFRPIALVNVPEELEQKEGHVA, encoded by the coding sequence ATGACCGCGACACTCATTATCACGTTTATCTGTTTCATTTCCGTCATCGTCAGCTATATCGCATTCCGACAGGGAGCGGCGCGTTCGGCGGACGATTATTTTGTGGCCGGCTCCAGCCTGGGGTACTTCGTGCTGATTTTCAGCATGCTGGCATCCTTTTTGAGCGCTTTTTCGATGTTCGGCATGTCCAGTTTAGGCTACAGAACCGGATACGGTGCGCTATATGTGCTTACCGTCAATCTGGTCCCCCTGGGATTCCTGTGGTACTTCCTGCACCGCAAAACCTTTATTCTCGGCCGAACGAGAAAATGGATGTCGATGGGCGCGCCCTTTGGCGACCGTTACGGCAAGGGTATGCGCATCATCATACCGATCGTTGTCCTCATGTCCTCGATTCCCTTTCTCGTGGCCCAGATTCAAGCCATCGGGGCCATGCTCGAGGCCATGAGCCAGGGACTGGTTTCATATCATGTCGGGATTTTTTTCGTGCCCGTCTTTATCGCGCTCTATCTCATGATGGGCGGTATGAAGGGCGCGGCCTGGGTCAACACACTTCAGGGGGTATTCTTCACGGCAATGGTGTTCGTGATCTTCTTCGGTGTGATGTCGACAAACGGGGGTTTCACTCAAACCATGGACCTGGTCCACCAGAAACACCCGGAGCTTTTCCAGCTGGGCTGGAATGACGGAAAAGTATGGAGTTATTCCATGGTCTTTGGTTTTTCAACAGCCATGTGCCTGGGGTGTATCTGCATGCCCCAACCGTATATGCATGCCTACGCGAGCCGATCCGCCAATGGCTTCAAGGCCATGGTGCTGAGTTTCGGCGCCATTTGCCTGGTCATCATCACGATGCCCACCCTGATCGGCATCGCCGCCAGGTTGATCGTTCCGGGTCTCGAGGGGGTCGAAGCCGACAAGGTGTATGGCCTCGCGGCATCCAGAACCTTTCCCCAGGTCATCGCGGCGATTATCGTTTCAGGCGGGTTTACGGCGGCAATGTCCACGGTCAACGGCATGGTATTCGGCAATGCCATGAATATCACCAACGATCTCTGCAAGTTGATTTTTCCGGATCTGTCTTCCCACAGATTGATCAGAATCGCCCAACTCTGTGTCCTTGTCATCATGGCGGCGTGTGTGGCGATCGGCTGGAATCCGAACACGCCGGTGGCCGAGCTGTCCGTCATTGCATTCGGTATGATTGCGGTGACGATTTTCCCGTTATGGGGCGCCTATTTCTGGCGGCGTGCCACAGCCCAGGGCGCGATTTGGGCTACCATCATCGGTGTGGGTAGCAACGTGGCGCTGTTTTTCATCGGTGGAAAGCAGATGGTGTTGTTTCCGAGTCCATTGCTTTTGAACCTGAACGGCTTTTTGTTTTCTTTGATTATTTCGGGCATTGTTTTCTTCGGCGTTTGCATGCTCACCCAGCCGGGAGCGGTTGAAAAACGGAGCCTGGCCCTGTTTTTTCATCCCGCATTGGAAGAAGCGCCGATTTTCAGGCCGATCGCCCTGGTGAATGTTCCGGAGGAACTCGAACAAAAGGAAGGTCATGTTGCCTAG
- a CDS encoding DUF997 family protein yields MNENKRSLKKLFFLIAFLILTILCWCPVGYGQYGEVGRILGMPSWAAMALFFGLILAVLEAVFLFSKDLALTEEKLAEMVSQLKTVSIEDNASK; encoded by the coding sequence ATGAATGAGAACAAAAGATCCCTCAAAAAATTATTTTTTCTGATCGCTTTTTTGATTTTAACCATTCTGTGCTGGTGTCCTGTCGGTTACGGCCAATACGGGGAGGTGGGCAGAATTCTGGGTATGCCTTCATGGGCCGCGATGGCTTTGTTTTTTGGATTGATCCTGGCTGTTCTGGAAGCCGTTTTTCTGTTCAGCAAAGATCTGGCGTTAACCGAGGAAAAATTGGCTGAAATGGTTTCGCAGCTGAAAACCGTCAGCATCGAGGACAACGCCTCAAAATAG
- a CDS encoding (2,3-dihydroxybenzoyl)adenylate synthase yields MDGHVSYPPEFADEYRKKGYWLDKTITEVMDESFERFASNPLLISAQSGRVFTYREFGALSTRLALHLKALGLKLYDRVILQVPNQPEVLLAYLAVMKAGGIPIMALPPHQEAEIGYFARHSDAVGLVIPSIFSKTDKQQMAANIMKAAASLKLVLVTGGEPREGFHALDQLLADPIEERVDAETLPRANPDAPAVLQLSGGTTGVPKLIPRTHNDYVYNFLCNADISRLSRENIMLVAIPQEHNFALACPGFMGLVSRGGCEILSSVPSPEAAMKTIQEHRVTHWTAVPAMIIGMLNHPDRDKYDLSSLQLILTGGSKLNPEVAYRIRPELGCDVQQVLGMAEGPLFWTRLDDPEEVRFTTQGRPQSPGDEFKIVEPATGEEVAPGALGELWCRGPHTIRGYYRAAEHNAKAFSPDGYYKSGDLVRLHPTGNIVVEGRIKDCINRGGEKISAEEIENHILADPRIDNCACVSMPDPVLGERVCAFVVLKPGRELTLPELNHFLLEERRIAKFKLPERLELLGAMPLTNVGKLNKVALRQMVAEKLQN; encoded by the coding sequence ATGGATGGCCATGTTTCATATCCACCTGAATTCGCTGATGAATATCGTAAAAAGGGCTACTGGTTGGATAAAACCATCACCGAGGTGATGGATGAGAGTTTTGAACGGTTTGCATCGAATCCATTGCTGATATCCGCCCAGAGCGGCCGTGTGTTTACCTATCGGGAATTCGGAGCGTTGAGCACCCGGCTGGCGCTTCACCTGAAAGCATTGGGTCTTAAACTGTATGATCGGGTCATTCTGCAGGTTCCCAACCAACCGGAAGTGCTTCTGGCCTACCTGGCCGTCATGAAGGCCGGCGGCATCCCCATTATGGCGCTCCCGCCCCACCAGGAAGCGGAGATCGGGTATTTTGCAAGGCATTCGGATGCGGTGGGGCTTGTGATACCGTCCATATTCAGCAAGACGGACAAGCAGCAGATGGCCGCAAACATCATGAAGGCGGCTGCTTCACTGAAGCTGGTTCTGGTCACCGGCGGCGAACCCCGGGAGGGTTTTCACGCTCTGGATCAGTTGTTGGCCGACCCCATCGAAGAACGTGTCGACGCGGAGACCTTGCCTCGAGCGAACCCGGACGCACCGGCCGTACTTCAATTGTCCGGGGGGACAACGGGTGTACCGAAGCTGATTCCCCGGACCCACAACGACTATGTGTATAATTTTCTGTGCAACGCCGATATCAGCCGATTGAGCCGGGAAAACATCATGCTGGTGGCGATTCCGCAGGAGCATAATTTTGCACTGGCCTGCCCCGGATTCATGGGCCTGGTTTCCCGCGGCGGTTGCGAGATCCTCAGCAGTGTGCCGTCGCCGGAGGCGGCCATGAAGACCATCCAGGAACACCGGGTGACCCACTGGACCGCCGTGCCGGCAATGATCATCGGCATGCTGAACCATCCGGACAGAGATAAATATGACTTGAGTTCCCTGCAATTGATCCTTACGGGCGGCTCGAAACTCAATCCCGAGGTGGCCTATCGCATTCGTCCGGAACTCGGTTGTGACGTGCAGCAGGTGTTGGGCATGGCCGAGGGACCGCTTTTCTGGACCCGCCTGGATGATCCGGAGGAGGTCCGCTTCACGACCCAGGGCCGTCCGCAATCTCCGGGTGATGAATTCAAAATCGTTGAGCCGGCAACCGGTGAGGAAGTCGCGCCTGGTGCGTTGGGTGAACTCTGGTGCCGGGGCCCGCATACCATTCGCGGTTATTATCGTGCTGCCGAACACAATGCCAAAGCCTTCAGTCCGGACGGCTATTACAAGTCGGGGGACCTCGTGAGGCTGCATCCAACCGGCAATATCGTTGTGGAAGGCCGGATAAAAGACTGCATCAACCGCGGCGGCGAAAAGATCAGCGCCGAAGAGATTGAAAATCATATCCTCGCCGACCCCCGAATTGACAACTGCGCCTGTGTCTCCATGCCGGATCCGGTACTGGGGGAAAGAGTATGCGCCTTCGTGGTGCTCAAACCCGGCCGGGAATTGACATTACCCGAACTGAATCATTTTCTTCTGGAAGAACGGCGTATCGCCAAGTTCAAACTGCCTGAACGCCTGGAATTGTTGGGCGCCATGCCGCTGACCAATGTCGGTAAACTGAACAAGGTGGCACTCAGGCAGATGGTTGCGGAAAAACTTCAAAACTGA
- a CDS encoding two-component system sensor histidine kinase NtrB, producing MDVRQFFHQRHEQIVSTWFDTVYRDLSIRYHNEPAEDLKHRMNAAALAFRRVIVSDDWTDLKAFITMIARQRFKEGYKVSEVQKAFEFYRETLIPLVFSEIDPGERKPLLMKLHTCMVYAITQFSEYFQSIHDRFMRDHTKILEKEIEIRTHELSESRKKYMTLVENINEGFLVLIEGRIVFANRSFAEMHGYDHEAVLQTDYLNFVADDHKEKIRQAYELCLKPGVAPARIEYRRLCKNGEQLPTEIMANQNVFEGRMANIGICRDISERIELEKKNREMEKLKALSLQAASIAHDVRNPLSTVRMNLQLFLLMELPPERLRLVEASLTEVNQIEKSLQEMMNIRFPLRLSYRSVNIRTLLDLCLKSMHRRITQNQVSVLLRISRRIETINADPHRLEQALLNLLFNAVEAQPSGGKLTIIVRRLKQHSKEWVEILVADQGPGLPKEMLPYLFDPMFSQKAMGTGLGLHNVKKIIEAHGGSVRAAINRRSGMNFYLCLPVEEDKDHASAHH from the coding sequence ATGGATGTCAGACAGTTCTTCCATCAGCGTCATGAACAGATCGTCAGCACATGGTTCGACACGGTATACCGTGACCTGTCGATCCGATATCACAACGAGCCGGCCGAGGATCTTAAACATCGCATGAACGCCGCAGCCCTGGCCTTTCGTCGCGTGATAGTTTCCGACGACTGGACCGACCTCAAGGCCTTTATTACGATGATCGCACGACAGCGATTCAAAGAGGGCTATAAGGTATCGGAGGTTCAAAAAGCCTTTGAGTTCTACAGAGAAACCCTGATCCCGCTCGTATTTTCAGAAATCGACCCGGGAGAGCGGAAGCCTTTGCTGATGAAGCTTCACACCTGCATGGTTTATGCGATCACCCAGTTTTCGGAATACTTCCAGAGCATCCATGACCGTTTCATGCGTGATCACACGAAAATTCTCGAAAAAGAAATCGAGATCCGTACCCATGAGCTCTCCGAATCCAGAAAAAAATATATGACCCTCGTCGAGAATATTAACGAAGGCTTCCTGGTCTTGATTGAAGGTCGAATCGTTTTTGCGAACCGTTCTTTTGCAGAGATGCATGGATATGATCATGAAGCGGTGCTTCAGACAGATTATCTGAACTTCGTGGCGGATGACCACAAGGAAAAAATTCGGCAGGCGTATGAACTGTGCCTCAAGCCCGGAGTGGCGCCCGCTCGAATCGAGTACCGGCGGCTTTGTAAAAATGGTGAACAGCTTCCCACTGAAATCATGGCGAACCAGAATGTATTCGAAGGCCGAATGGCCAATATCGGCATTTGCCGGGATATCAGTGAGCGGATAGAGCTGGAAAAAAAGAATCGGGAAATGGAAAAACTCAAGGCCTTGTCTCTTCAGGCGGCTTCGATTGCCCATGACGTGAGAAATCCGTTGTCGACCGTGCGAATGAATCTGCAGCTTTTTCTGCTGATGGAGCTGCCCCCGGAACGGCTTCGTCTCGTAGAGGCCAGCCTTACCGAAGTGAACCAGATCGAAAAAAGCCTGCAGGAAATGATGAATATCCGATTTCCGTTGAGGCTCTCCTATCGATCGGTGAATATCAGAACGCTGCTGGATCTTTGCCTGAAGAGTATGCACCGGCGCATCACCCAGAACCAGGTATCCGTGCTCTTGAGAATCAGTCGCCGTATCGAGACGATAAATGCGGACCCCCATCGATTGGAACAGGCGCTCCTGAACCTGCTGTTCAACGCGGTTGAAGCCCAGCCTTCCGGTGGGAAACTGACCATTATCGTCCGCCGCTTGAAACAACATTCAAAGGAATGGGTCGAAATACTGGTGGCGGATCAGGGTCCGGGATTGCCCAAAGAAATGCTGCCCTATCTTTTTGACCCGATGTTCAGCCAGAAGGCCATGGGAACGGGCCTGGGGCTTCATAACGTCAAAAAGATCATCGAGGCTCACGGCGGATCTGTCCGGGCCGCGATCAATCGCCGGAGCGGCATGAATTTCTATCTCTGCCTGCCGGTTGAGGAAGACAAAGATCATGCGAGTGCTCATCATTGA
- a CDS encoding sigma-54-dependent transcriptional regulator, producing the protein MRVLIIDDQASLLDSMRFFLEQRKCKVYTALTGKEGLKTAFRERPSLVILDLKLPDMDGQIILKKLRNDMPATQVIIVTAFQDMENTINCIKLGAFDFIHKPIDINEIDSALNRFDKINRARTHQDPPQKQGVAAPSDGKTPYIVGKSQPMKEVFKKIAMVSDSKVTVLIQGESGTGKEVIARTIHYQGAWKNHPFMVVDCSTLVDTLTESQLFGYEKGAFTGADVTRKGTLELAGEGTIFFDEIGEMPLRLQSKLLRFLHEKEFIRVGGSKVLQSDARILAATNLDLAKMASNGRLRSDLFYRLRVVTIYVPPLRDRRSDISLLANYFLKKIGHKHQMPIKTITSGARQLLESYAWPGNVRELENSLIRAAVLTKSPVLTREDILNAISETGVDAVQEPSEKTLAEVEKEHILQVLKIKQGHLGKACRTLGISRPTLRKKLNQYGYK; encoded by the coding sequence ATGCGAGTGCTCATCATTGATGACCAGGCGTCCCTGTTGGACTCCATGAGGTTTTTTCTGGAACAGCGCAAATGCAAGGTATATACCGCGCTGACCGGAAAAGAAGGCTTGAAAACGGCTTTCAGGGAACGGCCTTCTCTCGTGATTCTGGATCTGAAGCTGCCGGATATGGACGGCCAGATCATTCTGAAAAAACTGCGGAATGATATGCCCGCCACCCAGGTCATCATCGTCACGGCCTTTCAGGATATGGAAAACACGATCAACTGCATCAAGTTGGGCGCTTTCGATTTCATTCACAAACCTATCGATATCAATGAAATAGACAGCGCATTGAATCGGTTCGACAAGATCAACCGTGCCCGCACCCATCAGGATCCTCCCCAAAAGCAAGGCGTTGCCGCCCCATCTGATGGAAAGACCCCATATATCGTCGGCAAAAGCCAGCCGATGAAGGAAGTGTTCAAAAAAATCGCCATGGTTTCAGATTCCAAGGTCACGGTCCTGATTCAGGGAGAAAGCGGTACGGGCAAGGAAGTCATTGCAAGAACCATCCATTATCAGGGCGCCTGGAAAAACCATCCGTTCATGGTGGTGGATTGTTCCACACTGGTGGACACCCTGACCGAAAGTCAACTCTTCGGATATGAAAAAGGCGCTTTCACCGGCGCGGACGTCACCCGCAAGGGAACCCTGGAGTTGGCCGGAGAGGGCACGATCTTCTTCGACGAGATCGGAGAAATGCCGTTGCGGCTGCAAAGCAAGCTGTTGAGATTTCTTCACGAGAAGGAATTCATCCGGGTTGGCGGCAGCAAAGTCCTGCAATCCGATGCCCGCATATTGGCCGCCACCAATTTAGACCTGGCCAAAATGGCCTCGAACGGCCGATTGAGATCGGATCTTTTTTACCGACTCCGCGTGGTAACCATCTATGTGCCGCCTCTTCGCGATCGGCGGTCCGACATCTCCCTGTTGGCGAACTACTTTTTGAAAAAGATCGGACATAAGCACCAAATGCCGATTAAAACAATAACGTCAGGTGCCAGGCAACTATTGGAAAGCTATGCGTGGCCCGGCAATGTCAGGGAACTGGAAAACAGTCTTATCCGGGCGGCGGTGCTGACAAAATCGCCGGTACTTACCCGGGAGGATATCCTGAACGCCATCTCCGAAACCGGTGTCGATGCTGTTCAGGAGCCATCGGAAAAAACCCTGGCCGAGGTGGAAAAGGAGCATATTCTTCAGGTGCTCAAGATCAAACAGGGGCATCTGGGGAAAGCCTGCCGAACGCTGGGGATCAGCAGGCCGACATTGCGGAAAAAACTGAACCAATACGGCTACAAATAA
- a CDS encoding nitrous oxide reductase accessory protein NosL, giving the protein MKRTALFVMVILLLIGTVNVFAQEDITAHPACPLCGMDRAKFAHSRVLIVYDDGSTTGTCSIHCAAVDMAANIGKTPREIMVGDFDTKTLIDAEKAIWVLGGSRTGVMTTRAKWAFADEAAALKFISENGGEKATFDDIMKAAFEDMYNDIKMIREKKKKMKHHS; this is encoded by the coding sequence ATGAAAAGAACAGCTCTGTTCGTCATGGTGATCCTGCTGTTGATCGGCACCGTGAACGTCTTCGCTCAGGAGGACATCACCGCACACCCGGCCTGTCCCCTCTGCGGCATGGATCGGGCTAAATTCGCCCATTCCCGGGTCCTTATCGTCTATGACGACGGCTCGACGACGGGCACCTGTTCCATCCATTGTGCGGCCGTCGACATGGCCGCCAATATCGGCAAAACCCCCCGGGAAATCATGGTAGGCGATTTCGACACCAAAACCCTCATCGACGCTGAAAAGGCGATCTGGGTCCTCGGCGGATCCAGGACGGGCGTCATGACCACCCGGGCCAAATGGGCATTCGCCGATGAGGCTGCCGCACTGAAATTCATCAGCGAAAACGGCGGTGAAAAGGCGACCTTCGACGACATCATGAAGGCCGCCTTCGAAGACATGTATAATGACATCAAGATGATTCGGGAAAAAAAGAAAAAGATGAAGCATCATTCGTGA
- a CDS encoding ABC transporter ATP-binding protein has protein sequence MITLKNVSKIFNAGRPNEFHALKNVTLTIAREKITVFKGPSGSGKTTLLSLIGCMSRPTSGRIFVDGQETTSLPERFLSDIRRSDFGFIFQNYNLIKGITVLENTMLPAYPTGRRHAAVKADAMRLLARLNIDEKAGQKVERLSGGEQQRTAIARALINNPAVIIADEPTAHLDMALSMEFLDIVAEFFGDRKTILMASHDPLVFEAGIVHAVVEMRDGSILEEKQIP, from the coding sequence ATGATAACCTTGAAAAACGTCTCCAAAATCTTCAACGCCGGCAGGCCCAATGAATTTCACGCCCTCAAAAACGTGACCCTCACCATCGCCCGCGAAAAAATCACCGTATTCAAAGGTCCCAGCGGATCGGGCAAAACCACGCTGCTCTCCCTGATCGGTTGCATGAGCCGCCCCACCTCTGGGCGGATCTTCGTCGACGGACAGGAAACCACGAGCCTTCCCGAAAGGTTCCTCTCCGATATCCGGCGGTCCGATTTCGGGTTCATTTTTCAGAATTACAACCTCATCAAGGGAATCACCGTCCTCGAAAACACCATGCTGCCGGCGTATCCCACGGGACGGCGGCACGCAGCGGTAAAAGCCGACGCCATGAGACTCCTTGCACGCCTGAACATTGACGAGAAGGCCGGTCAAAAGGTGGAGCGGCTCTCCGGCGGGGAACAGCAGCGGACCGCCATTGCACGGGCCCTCATCAACAACCCCGCCGTCATCATCGCCGACGAGCCCACGGCCCATCTCGACATGGCCCTCTCCATGGAATTTCTGGACATCGTCGCCGAGTTTTTCGGCGATCGAAAGACCATCCTGATGGCGAGCCACGATCCCCTGGTTTTCGAAGCCGGGATCGTCCATGCCGTGGTCGAGATGCGGGACGGGAGCATTTTGGAGGAGAAACAGATCCCTTGA